One Streptococcus gallolyticus subsp. gallolyticus DSM 16831 DNA window includes the following coding sequences:
- the gatC gene encoding Asp-tRNA(Asn)/Glu-tRNA(Gln) amidotransferase subunit GatC, translating to MKISEEEVRHVADLSKLSFSEEETAEFATTLSKIVDMVELLNEVDTEGVPVTTTMADRKTVMREDVAVAGDDRDELFKNVPQSENYYIKVPAILEDGGDA from the coding sequence ATGAAAATTTCTGAAGAAGAAGTTCGTCATGTGGCTGATTTGTCAAAATTGTCCTTTTCTGAAGAAGAAACAGCAGAATTTGCGACAACTTTGTCTAAAATTGTAGATATGGTAGAACTCTTGAATGAAGTTGATACAGAGGGCGTCCCTGTAACGACAACAATGGCAGATCGTAAGACTGTTATGCGTGAAGATGTGGCAGTAGCTGGTGATGACCGTGATGAGCTCTTTAAAAATGTGCCTCAATCTGAAAATTACTATATTAAAGTTCCTGCTATCTTAGAGGACGGAGGAGATGCCTAA
- a CDS encoding cysteine hydrolase family protein, whose translation MKKALISIDYTYDFVADDGKLTAGKPAQAIEEAITRVTKEAYEAGNYIFFAIDGHDEGDDFHPETKLFPPHNIKGTSGRDLYGQLADLYAEIKEDSKVFWLDKRHYSAFSGTDLDIRLRERRVTTVVLTGVLTDICVLHTAIDAYNLGYDIEIPAEAVASLTEENHQFALNHFKNVLGAKIV comes from the coding sequence ATGAAAAAAGCTCTTATTTCAATTGACTATACCTATGATTTTGTAGCAGATGATGGCAAGTTAACGGCTGGAAAGCCAGCACAAGCTATTGAAGAAGCTATTACGCGTGTCACCAAAGAAGCCTATGAAGCGGGGAATTATATCTTCTTTGCTATTGACGGTCACGATGAGGGGGATGATTTTCATCCAGAGACAAAATTGTTCCCACCTCATAATATCAAGGGAACAAGTGGTCGTGATTTATATGGTCAGTTAGCTGATTTATATGCAGAAATCAAGGAAGATAGCAAAGTATTTTGGTTGGATAAACGTCATTATTCAGCCTTTTCAGGGACGGATTTGGATATTCGATTGCGTGAACGTCGTGTGACAACTGTTGTATTGACAGGCGTTTTGACGGATATTTGTGTCCTTCATACAGCTATCGATGCTTACAATTTAGGATATGACATTGAGATTCCTGCGGAAGCAGTTGCGAGCTTAACAGAGGAAAATCATCAGTTTGCACTAAATCATTTTAAAAATGTCTTAGGTGCAAAGATTGTTTAA